The following proteins come from a genomic window of Salinivibrio kushneri:
- the nsrR gene encoding nitric oxide-sensing transcriptional repressor NsrR — translation MQLTSFTDYGLRTLIFLASLPEGELTNITEVTRLFGVSRNHMVKVINRLGQLGYIQTVRGKNGGIRLLQAPTAITVGQVVRDLEPLELVNCSVEFCHITPACRLKDRLAKAKQAFLEELDTCTIDALINDNRELMILLTRP, via the coding sequence ATGCAACTAACCAGCTTTACAGATTACGGACTTCGCACGTTGATTTTTCTGGCTTCTTTGCCAGAAGGTGAGCTCACCAACATTACCGAGGTGACGCGCTTGTTTGGTGTGTCGCGCAATCATATGGTGAAAGTCATCAACCGTTTAGGGCAGTTGGGATATATTCAAACGGTGCGCGGAAAGAACGGGGGGATTCGTCTACTGCAAGCGCCGACCGCGATCACGGTGGGGCAAGTCGTACGCGATCTTGAACCCTTGGAACTCGTCAATTGCTCGGTTGAGTTTTGTCATATCACTCCAGCGTGCCGATTAAAAGATCGCTTAGCGAAAGCCAAGCAAGCCTTTTTAGAGGAGTTGGATACATGCACCATCGATGCGCTTATCAACGACAATCGCGAGTTAATGATCCTGCTTACCCGCCCCTAA